In Anopheles gambiae chromosome 2, idAnoGambNW_F1_1, whole genome shotgun sequence, a single window of DNA contains:
- the LOC1274695 gene encoding uncharacterized protein LOC1274695 isoform X1: MKPRAHHTDSSSIKSISSEDVSTQQHYHGNMCCSAEAKNPAFKRGRQLQQMQMIILPFIPILALIVQTSYEMIEIVSYRMEVTEIENQVTMATDLGKVVTRLQQERSDVAFYIYTNGMTLRRNLNDTFLETDLALDNMSSWPDISIRTIQPNNGEVTWLNMSEFRETLQEFRANISTEDSTVPQILRWYTTANAALLEHLTNQIKDANKSGVWRFLLSFKNLLRSIESLDISSVYGINYYGRGYLKPDSYIKYVQHDILGRDLLNGSLHFVPSLKVIYRNITLTMRSYGNITQWSKTIQKNLRREGNVADARSYYESMAYYIDELRKLQRALRSIIRNEVQKVLQSADNMETFGIAILVVVLIVSPIIIILVRNAAATIQLYAINLAHKAKELKREKRKSDSLLFQMLPPTVATQLKQAQTVPAEYYSAVTIFFSDIVGFTEIAAECTPLEVVSFLNAIYRMFDERIECYDVYKIETIGDSYMVASGLPVKNGGNKHVAEIATMALDLLDASGYFSIPHKANEPVQIRCGIHTGPVVAGIVGTKMPRYCLFGDTVNTASRMESTGEALKIHISAEMNEALVKVGGFKTEHRGLIDVKGKGLMDTYWLTCKEGATPNNSHGEVAWFADMKPVYLKIV, from the exons atgaaacctcGAGCACATCACACCGACAGCTCTTCGATCAAATCGATCAGCTCTGAAGACGTCAGCACACAGCAGCACTATCATGGAAACATGTGCTGCAGTGCGGAAGCGAAGAATCCGGCCTTCAAACGGGGTCGCCAACTGCAGCAAATGCAGATGATCATTCTTCCATTTATACCAATCCTAGCACTGATTGTGCAAACTTCCTACGAGATGATCGAGATCGTTAGCTACCGCATGGAGGTGACAGAGATCGAAAACCAGGTTACCATGGCGACGGACCTGGGAAAGGTCGTGACGCGCTTGCAGCAAGAACGTTCCGACGTGGCATTCTACATCTATACCAACGGGATGACATTGCGAAGGAATCTGAACGACACGTTTCTCGAAACAGATCTGGCACTGGACAACATGTCGTCCTGGCCTGACATTTCGATACGCACTATTCAACCAAACAACGGTGAGGTAACGTGGCTTAACATGAGCGAATTCCGCGAGACACTGCAGGAGTTTCGCGCCAACATCAGCACCGAGGACAGTACAGTACCGCAGATTTTGCGATGGTACACGACCGCTAACGCAGCACTGTTGGAGCATCTTACCAACCAGATAAAGGATGCGAACAAAAGCGGGGTGTGGCGGTTTCTGTTGAGCTTCAAGAATTTGCTTCGTAGCATCGAAAGCTTAGATATATCTTCGGTGTACGGTATCAATTACTATGGTCGTGGATATCTCAAGCCCGATTCATACATCAAGTACGTGCAGCATGATATCCTCGGGCGGGACCTGTTGAATGGATCGCTTCATTTTGTTCCATCGCTGAAAGTGATCTATCGAAACATCACACTCACGATGCGAAGCTACGGCAACATAACCCAGTGGAGCAAAACCATCCAGAAGAACTTGCGACGAGAAGGAAACGTGGCTGATGCACGTTCGTACTACGAGTCTATGGCGTATTACATTGACGAACTGCGGAAGCTGCAGAGAGCGTTGCGGTCGATCATACG CAATGAGGTTCAGAAAGTACTCCAGTCGGCAGACAACATGGAAACCTTCGGCATTGCCATCCTGGTGGTCGTTCTTATTGTTTCTCCAATCATCATCATACTGGTGCGAAATGCGGCCGCAACCATACAACTGTACGCTATTAATCTGGCTCACAAAGCGAAAGAACTGAAACGAGAGAAGCGTAAATCCGATTCACTGCTGTTCCAGATGCTACCACCAACGGTGGCCACACAACTGAAGCAGGCCCAAACTGTCCCCGCGGAGTACTACTCGGCAGTGACGATATTTTTCAGCGACATCGTTGGCTTCACCGAAATTGCTGCGGAATGCACGCCATTGGAG GTGGTCTCCTTCCTGAATGCCATCTACCGGATGTTCGACGAGCGCATTGAGTGTTACGATGTGTACAAAATCGAAACCATTGGCGACTCGTACATGGTGGCTTCCGGATTGCCGGTGAAAAACGGTG GCAACAAACATGTGGCGGAAATAGCAACAATGGCTCTGGATCTATTGGATGCTTCCGGCTACTTCAGCATACCGCATAA GGCCAATGAACCGGTACAAATACGCTGCGGCATACATACAGGACCTGTGGTAGCTGGTATTGTTGGTACAAAAATGCCAAGATATTGCCTTTTTGGCGATACGGTTAATACTGCATCCCGCATGGAGTCTACGGGCGAAG CTCTAAAAATTCACATTTCTGCCGAAATGAACGAAGCGCTGGTTAAGGTGGGAGGATTCAAAACGGAACACCGTGGATTGATCGATGTAAAG GGCAAGGGCCTGATGGACACATACTGGCTAACGTGCAAGGAGGGTGCAACCCCGAACAATAGTCATGGAGAGGTGGCTTGGTTTGCGGATATGAAGCCGGTgtatttaaaaatagtttaa
- the LOC1274697 gene encoding protein Peter pan, giving the protein MKKKSRKPQHKRNRPKVEAPVEDEPAAIKNAPHSFVIRRGERCSSISRLSRDFRRMMEPFTASNLRERRINKVKDFVHLSGFFHVSHMCVFSLSSQTLSLKIIRMPKGPTLTFKVYQYTLAKDVISNSRKQFVDEECFKAAPLVILNSFSGEGKHLKLMASTFQNMFPPINLSTIKLSSLKRCVLLSYNPVSKLIDLRHYSVTVVPVNLNRGVKKLVTRNIPNLGKFEDIADFVEKGHLLSESEADDEEAHVVLAQNLKCGNLAENQSSLRLHEIGPRITMRLMKIEDDLMTGEVLYHDYIEKDAIEVEALRKKRAQQRRLKEQRKHKQEENLKKKENDKKEHRAKTSKQGKSGEITEQDKLLLKDAEEAVGDISDEDDREYYRKEIGDNPDEELFESAGSGNRKRPFIPKGSNYSLKPKKPRMDKRKQYEEDDRLARQDGKRRGNEGKDKKGKAGKFAKKGMGDDFRGKSKYNGGKKNNTGGKKSGGKKSSKRK; this is encoded by the exons atgaaaaagaaaagccgaAAGCCTCAACACAAACGGAACCGCCCAAAGGTGGAAGCACCGGTTGAAGATGAACCTGCTGCGATTAAAAATGCTCCACACTCGTTCGTCATACGACGCGGAGAACGATGCTCATCGATTAGCAGACTGTCTCGTGATTTCCGCCGCATGATGGAACCTTTCACAGCATCGAACCTTCGTGAGAGACGCATCAACAAGGTGAAAGATTTTGTTCATTTGTCCGGATTCTTCCACGTTTCACACATGTGCGTATTTTCGCTATCGTCGCAAACACTGTCGCTCAAGATAATACGCATGCCGAAGGGCCCCACCCTGACGTTCAAGGTGTACCAGTACACTTTGGCAAAGGATGTTATTAGCAACTCGCGCAAGCAGTTTGTAGATGAAGAGTGCTTCAAAGCGGCCCCACTGGTCATATTGAACAGCTTCAGTGGAGAAGGGAAACATTTGAAGCTAATGGCTAGCACGTTTCAAAACATGTTTCCTCCGATTAATCTCTCCACGATAAAACTCTCGTCTCTGAAACGATGCGTACTGCTATCATACAACCCGGTAAGCAAATTGATCGATCTTCGACACTACTCTGTCACAGTAGTTCCGGTAAATTTGAATCGAGGAGTGAAGAAGCTTGTAACGCGCAACATACCAAACTTGGGAAAGTTTGAGGATATAGCTGATTTTGTCGAGAA AGGACATCTTCTTTCGGAATCCGAAGCCGATGACGAGGAAGCACACGTTGTGCTAGCGCAGAATCTAAAGTGTGGAAATTTGGCCGAAAATCAATCATCTTTACGATTGCACGAGATTGGTCCTCGTATTACGATGCGGTTAATGAAGATAGAGGACGATCTTATGACGGGCGAAGTACTCTATCACGACTATATCGAAAAGGACGCGATCGAAGTGGAAGCTCTCCGCAAGAAGCGTGCTCAGCAGCGCCGACTAAAGGAGCAGCGCAAGCACAAGCAGgaagaaaatttgaaaaagaaagaaaacgacAAAAAGGAGCACCGTGCTAAGACGTCCAAGCAAGGCAAGAGCGGCGAAATAACGGAACAGGACAAGTTGCTGCTGAAAGATGCGGAGGAAGCTGTGGGCGATATATCGGATGAGGATGACCGCGAATACTATCGCAAGGAAATTGGCGACAATCCGGATGAAGAGTTGTTCGAATCGGCTGGAAGTGGCAACCGTAAACGACCGTTCATTCCGAAGGGATCAAACTATTCGCTTAAACCGAAAAAGCCTCGTATGGATAAGCGCAAACAGTACGAAGAAGACGACCGACTTGCCCGTCAGGACGGCAAGCGAAGAGGAAACGAAGGGAAGGATAAGAAAGGCAAGGCAGGGAAGTTTGCTAAAAAAGGGATGGGTGATGATTTTAGAGGGAAATCAAAGTATAATGGTGGCAAGAAAAACAATACTGGAGGAAAAAAGTCTGGTGGTAAGAAATCTTCGAAAAGAAAGTGA
- the LOC1274695 gene encoding uncharacterized protein LOC1274695 isoform X2 produces MKPRAHHTDSSSIKSISSEDVSTQQHYHGNMCCSAEAKNPAFKRGRQLQQMQMIILPFIPILALIVQTSYEMIEIVSYRMEVTEIENQVTMATDLGKVVTRLQQERSDVAFYIYTNGMTLRRNLNDTFLETDLALDNMSSWPDISIRTIQPNNGEVTWLNMSEFRETLQEFRANISTEDSTVPQILRWYTTANAALLEHLTNQIKDANKSGVWRFLLSFKNLLRSIESLDISSVYGINYYGRGYLKPDSYIKYVQHDILGRDLLNGSLHFVPSLKVIYRNITLTMRSYGNITQWSKTIQKNLRREGNVADARSYYESMAYYIDELRKLQRALRSIIRNEVQKVLQSADNMETFGIAILVVVLIVSPIIIILVRNAAATIQLYAINLAHKAKELKREKRKSDSLLFQMLPPTVATQLKQAQTVPAEYYSAVTIFFSDIVGFTEIAAECTPLEVVSFLNAIYRMFDERIECYDVYKIETIGDSYMVASGLPVKNGNKHVAEIATMALDLLDASGYFSIPHKANEPVQIRCGIHTGPVVAGIVGTKMPRYCLFGDTVNTASRMESTGEALKIHISAEMNEALVKVGGFKTEHRGLIDVKGKGLMDTYWLTCKEGATPNNSHGEVAWFADMKPVYLKIV; encoded by the exons atgaaacctcGAGCACATCACACCGACAGCTCTTCGATCAAATCGATCAGCTCTGAAGACGTCAGCACACAGCAGCACTATCATGGAAACATGTGCTGCAGTGCGGAAGCGAAGAATCCGGCCTTCAAACGGGGTCGCCAACTGCAGCAAATGCAGATGATCATTCTTCCATTTATACCAATCCTAGCACTGATTGTGCAAACTTCCTACGAGATGATCGAGATCGTTAGCTACCGCATGGAGGTGACAGAGATCGAAAACCAGGTTACCATGGCGACGGACCTGGGAAAGGTCGTGACGCGCTTGCAGCAAGAACGTTCCGACGTGGCATTCTACATCTATACCAACGGGATGACATTGCGAAGGAATCTGAACGACACGTTTCTCGAAACAGATCTGGCACTGGACAACATGTCGTCCTGGCCTGACATTTCGATACGCACTATTCAACCAAACAACGGTGAGGTAACGTGGCTTAACATGAGCGAATTCCGCGAGACACTGCAGGAGTTTCGCGCCAACATCAGCACCGAGGACAGTACAGTACCGCAGATTTTGCGATGGTACACGACCGCTAACGCAGCACTGTTGGAGCATCTTACCAACCAGATAAAGGATGCGAACAAAAGCGGGGTGTGGCGGTTTCTGTTGAGCTTCAAGAATTTGCTTCGTAGCATCGAAAGCTTAGATATATCTTCGGTGTACGGTATCAATTACTATGGTCGTGGATATCTCAAGCCCGATTCATACATCAAGTACGTGCAGCATGATATCCTCGGGCGGGACCTGTTGAATGGATCGCTTCATTTTGTTCCATCGCTGAAAGTGATCTATCGAAACATCACACTCACGATGCGAAGCTACGGCAACATAACCCAGTGGAGCAAAACCATCCAGAAGAACTTGCGACGAGAAGGAAACGTGGCTGATGCACGTTCGTACTACGAGTCTATGGCGTATTACATTGACGAACTGCGGAAGCTGCAGAGAGCGTTGCGGTCGATCATACG CAATGAGGTTCAGAAAGTACTCCAGTCGGCAGACAACATGGAAACCTTCGGCATTGCCATCCTGGTGGTCGTTCTTATTGTTTCTCCAATCATCATCATACTGGTGCGAAATGCGGCCGCAACCATACAACTGTACGCTATTAATCTGGCTCACAAAGCGAAAGAACTGAAACGAGAGAAGCGTAAATCCGATTCACTGCTGTTCCAGATGCTACCACCAACGGTGGCCACACAACTGAAGCAGGCCCAAACTGTCCCCGCGGAGTACTACTCGGCAGTGACGATATTTTTCAGCGACATCGTTGGCTTCACCGAAATTGCTGCGGAATGCACGCCATTGGAG GTGGTCTCCTTCCTGAATGCCATCTACCGGATGTTCGACGAGCGCATTGAGTGTTACGATGTGTACAAAATCGAAACCATTGGCGACTCGTACATGGTGGCTTCCGGATTGCCGGTGAAAAACG GCAACAAACATGTGGCGGAAATAGCAACAATGGCTCTGGATCTATTGGATGCTTCCGGCTACTTCAGCATACCGCATAA GGCCAATGAACCGGTACAAATACGCTGCGGCATACATACAGGACCTGTGGTAGCTGGTATTGTTGGTACAAAAATGCCAAGATATTGCCTTTTTGGCGATACGGTTAATACTGCATCCCGCATGGAGTCTACGGGCGAAG CTCTAAAAATTCACATTTCTGCCGAAATGAACGAAGCGCTGGTTAAGGTGGGAGGATTCAAAACGGAACACCGTGGATTGATCGATGTAAAG GGCAAGGGCCTGATGGACACATACTGGCTAACGTGCAAGGAGGGTGCAACCCCGAACAATAGTCATGGAGAGGTGGCTTGGTTTGCGGATATGAAGCCGGTgtatttaaaaatagtttaa
- the LOC133392154 gene encoding uncharacterized protein LOC133392154 produces the protein METVAGCENRLIQNQPRAVVVLQSSSTTNLIPYRCTKLERTQVTVHPPPDEPVLSEKPIVGLYPTGGGGVAAGLKSKGPRCPFELDRLVTGAVGGAPGELSRARDLSLKSSPSVATSTSRQSTSCSDVALEREVTMYGCFKFNPSSR, from the exons ATGGAAACAGTTGCCG GCTGTGAAAATCGATTGATCCAGAATCAACcccgggcggtggtggtatTACAATCATCTAGCACCACAAATCTCATACCATACCGCTGCACGAAGCTGGAGAGAACACAGGTGACCGTACATCCCCCACCGGACGAACCGGTCCTGAGCGAGAAGCCAATTGTTGGCCTCTACCCaaccggcggcggtggtgttgCGGCAGGGCTCAAATCGAAAGGCCCGAGATGTCCCTTCGAGCTGGATCGTCTTGTCACTGGGGCGGTGGGCGGTGCTCCCGGCGAGCTGTCCCGGGCCCGGGACTTATCGCTAAAATCTTCTCCCTCCGTCGCGACCTCCACTTCGCGCCAGTCGACGTCCTGCTCGGACGTGGCCCTCGAACGGGAGGTGACGATGTACGGGTGCTTCAAATTCAACCCCAGTTCAAGGTGA
- the LOC1274696 gene encoding retinal guanylyl cyclase 1 isoform X2, which produces MLGIKTPENETFTGLEYFEPYNALNRYVINQIVRSTGTSISSTVWRQFVVYKNLIEAIESINIAAILVLQFICNGYLGLSDYAQFIRRDAAALDYIASAQNFMTSLSIISEAEFSVMQYWRTQVLINISTGYRRDALVEYYHSVTTVLKNLQMVQDQIQTDVKETILEEIQSARRHQSISIGLVVVILIISPILVLMIRAATSTIQNYSTKLMARTMELRMEKGKSDRLLYQMLPPAVVKQLKQQRQVPAETFDAVTIFFSDIVGFTDISASSSAMEVVIMLNTLYRLFDSIILKYDVYKVETIGDAYMVVSGLPQRNGNRHAGEIAMMSLDLVCGISGFTIPHMKNRTLEIRVGINTGPCVAGVVGTTMPRYCLFGDTINTASRMESTGEPMKIHISESTKEVLDKLGGFKIKLRGTVDVKGKGTMQTFWLTGHSMYEHLTPEMLIPMYKQNVVTEPDFLQII; this is translated from the exons ATGCTTGG AATCAAAACGCCCGAAAATGAAACCTTTACCGGGCTGGAATACTTCGAGCCGTACAATGCGCTTAACCGGTACGTAATCAATCAGATCGTGCGCAGTACCGGTACCTCGATTAGCTCAACCGTCTGGCGCCAGTTTGTGGTGTACAAAAATCTGATTGAAGCCATCGAAAGCATCAACATTGCTGCGATCCTAGTGCTGCAGTTCATTTGCAACGGTTATCTGGGATTGTCCGATTACGCTCAATTCATACGCCGCGATGCGGCCGCACTGGACTACATCGCTTCAGCGCAGAATTTCATGACCTCGCTCAGCATCATATCGGAGGCCGAGTTtagtgtgatgcagtactggCGCACGCAGGTGCTGATCAACATTTCCACCGGCTATCGCCGGGATGCGCTCGTAGAGTACTATCATTCGGTAACAACCGTGCTGAAGAATCTGCAAATGGTGCAGGACCAGATTCAGACCGACGTGAAGGAAACGATCCTGGAGGAGATCCAAAGTGCGCGAAGGCATCAGTCGATCTCGATCGGACTGGTGGTGGTTATCCTTATTATAAGTCCGATACTGGTGCTTATGATACGCGCAGCCACCAGCACGATACAGAACTATTCGACGAAGCTGATGGCCCGCACGATGGAGCTGCGCATGGAGAAGGGCAAGTCGGACCGTCTGCTCTACCAGATGTTGCCACCGGCCGTAGTGAAGCAGCTGAAGCAACAGCGCCAAGTGCCGGCAGAAACATTTGATGCAGTGACTATATTTTTCAGCGATATCGTAGGCTTCACCGACATCTCGGCTAGCAGCAGCGCGATGGAGGTGGTTATCATGCTCAATACACTGTACCGTTTGTTTGACTCGATCATACTGAAGTACGATGTGTACAAGGTGGAAACCATCGGAGACGCGTACATGGTTGTATCGGGACTGCCACAACGGAATGGGAATAGGCATGCCGGCGAAATTGCCATGATGTCGTTGGATTTGGTTTGTGGCATTTCGGGATTCACCATACCACATATGAAGAACAGAACCTTGGAAATTCGCGTCGGTATCAACACGGGACCGTGTGTGGCAGGGGTAGTCGGAACTACGATGCCAAGATATTGCCTGTTTGGGGACACCATAAACACTGCGTCCAGAATGGAGTCGACAGGGGAGC CTATGAAGATTCATATCTCAGAGAGCACCAAAGAGGTTTTAGACAAACTCGGAGGATTCAAGATCAAACTGCGAGGAACAGTTGACGTCAAGGGCAAGGGCACAATGCAGACTTTCTGGCTGACTGGCCACTCGATGTACGAACATCTTACGCCGGAAATGCTTATACCAATGTATAAGCAAAACGTAGTCACAGAACCTGATTTTCTTCAAATAATCTAG
- the LOC1274696 gene encoding retinal guanylyl cyclase 1 isoform X1, with amino-acid sequence MLLSVCFAYLFLCFRIKTPENETFTGLEYFEPYNALNRYVINQIVRSTGTSISSTVWRQFVVYKNLIEAIESINIAAILVLQFICNGYLGLSDYAQFIRRDAAALDYIASAQNFMTSLSIISEAEFSVMQYWRTQVLINISTGYRRDALVEYYHSVTTVLKNLQMVQDQIQTDVKETILEEIQSARRHQSISIGLVVVILIISPILVLMIRAATSTIQNYSTKLMARTMELRMEKGKSDRLLYQMLPPAVVKQLKQQRQVPAETFDAVTIFFSDIVGFTDISASSSAMEVVIMLNTLYRLFDSIILKYDVYKVETIGDAYMVVSGLPQRNGNRHAGEIAMMSLDLVCGISGFTIPHMKNRTLEIRVGINTGPCVAGVVGTTMPRYCLFGDTINTASRMESTGEPMKIHISESTKEVLDKLGGFKIKLRGTVDVKGKGTMQTFWLTGHSMYEHLTPEMLIPMYKQNVVTEPDFLQII; translated from the exons ATGTTACTGtccgtttgttttgcttatttgTTCCTCTGTTTTAGAATCAAAACGCCCGAAAATGAAACCTTTACCGGGCTGGAATACTTCGAGCCGTACAATGCGCTTAACCGGTACGTAATCAATCAGATCGTGCGCAGTACCGGTACCTCGATTAGCTCAACCGTCTGGCGCCAGTTTGTGGTGTACAAAAATCTGATTGAAGCCATCGAAAGCATCAACATTGCTGCGATCCTAGTGCTGCAGTTCATTTGCAACGGTTATCTGGGATTGTCCGATTACGCTCAATTCATACGCCGCGATGCGGCCGCACTGGACTACATCGCTTCAGCGCAGAATTTCATGACCTCGCTCAGCATCATATCGGAGGCCGAGTTtagtgtgatgcagtactggCGCACGCAGGTGCTGATCAACATTTCCACCGGCTATCGCCGGGATGCGCTCGTAGAGTACTATCATTCGGTAACAACCGTGCTGAAGAATCTGCAAATGGTGCAGGACCAGATTCAGACCGACGTGAAGGAAACGATCCTGGAGGAGATCCAAAGTGCGCGAAGGCATCAGTCGATCTCGATCGGACTGGTGGTGGTTATCCTTATTATAAGTCCGATACTGGTGCTTATGATACGCGCAGCCACCAGCACGATACAGAACTATTCGACGAAGCTGATGGCCCGCACGATGGAGCTGCGCATGGAGAAGGGCAAGTCGGACCGTCTGCTCTACCAGATGTTGCCACCGGCCGTAGTGAAGCAGCTGAAGCAACAGCGCCAAGTGCCGGCAGAAACATTTGATGCAGTGACTATATTTTTCAGCGATATCGTAGGCTTCACCGACATCTCGGCTAGCAGCAGCGCGATGGAGGTGGTTATCATGCTCAATACACTGTACCGTTTGTTTGACTCGATCATACTGAAGTACGATGTGTACAAGGTGGAAACCATCGGAGACGCGTACATGGTTGTATCGGGACTGCCACAACGGAATGGGAATAGGCATGCCGGCGAAATTGCCATGATGTCGTTGGATTTGGTTTGTGGCATTTCGGGATTCACCATACCACATATGAAGAACAGAACCTTGGAAATTCGCGTCGGTATCAACACGGGACCGTGTGTGGCAGGGGTAGTCGGAACTACGATGCCAAGATATTGCCTGTTTGGGGACACCATAAACACTGCGTCCAGAATGGAGTCGACAGGGGAGC CTATGAAGATTCATATCTCAGAGAGCACCAAAGAGGTTTTAGACAAACTCGGAGGATTCAAGATCAAACTGCGAGGAACAGTTGACGTCAAGGGCAAGGGCACAATGCAGACTTTCTGGCTGACTGGCCACTCGATGTACGAACATCTTACGCCGGAAATGCTTATACCAATGTATAAGCAAAACGTAGTCACAGAACCTGATTTTCTTCAAATAATCTAG
- the LOC1274696 gene encoding retinal guanylyl cyclase 1 isoform X3 translates to MRIKTPENETFTGLEYFEPYNALNRYVINQIVRSTGTSISSTVWRQFVVYKNLIEAIESINIAAILVLQFICNGYLGLSDYAQFIRRDAAALDYIASAQNFMTSLSIISEAEFSVMQYWRTQVLINISTGYRRDALVEYYHSVTTVLKNLQMVQDQIQTDVKETILEEIQSARRHQSISIGLVVVILIISPILVLMIRAATSTIQNYSTKLMARTMELRMEKGKSDRLLYQMLPPAVVKQLKQQRQVPAETFDAVTIFFSDIVGFTDISASSSAMEVVIMLNTLYRLFDSIILKYDVYKVETIGDAYMVVSGLPQRNGNRHAGEIAMMSLDLVCGISGFTIPHMKNRTLEIRVGINTGPCVAGVVGTTMPRYCLFGDTINTASRMESTGEPMKIHISESTKEVLDKLGGFKIKLRGTVDVKGKGTMQTFWLTGHSMYEHLTPEMLIPMYKQNVVTEPDFLQII, encoded by the exons ATGAG AATCAAAACGCCCGAAAATGAAACCTTTACCGGGCTGGAATACTTCGAGCCGTACAATGCGCTTAACCGGTACGTAATCAATCAGATCGTGCGCAGTACCGGTACCTCGATTAGCTCAACCGTCTGGCGCCAGTTTGTGGTGTACAAAAATCTGATTGAAGCCATCGAAAGCATCAACATTGCTGCGATCCTAGTGCTGCAGTTCATTTGCAACGGTTATCTGGGATTGTCCGATTACGCTCAATTCATACGCCGCGATGCGGCCGCACTGGACTACATCGCTTCAGCGCAGAATTTCATGACCTCGCTCAGCATCATATCGGAGGCCGAGTTtagtgtgatgcagtactggCGCACGCAGGTGCTGATCAACATTTCCACCGGCTATCGCCGGGATGCGCTCGTAGAGTACTATCATTCGGTAACAACCGTGCTGAAGAATCTGCAAATGGTGCAGGACCAGATTCAGACCGACGTGAAGGAAACGATCCTGGAGGAGATCCAAAGTGCGCGAAGGCATCAGTCGATCTCGATCGGACTGGTGGTGGTTATCCTTATTATAAGTCCGATACTGGTGCTTATGATACGCGCAGCCACCAGCACGATACAGAACTATTCGACGAAGCTGATGGCCCGCACGATGGAGCTGCGCATGGAGAAGGGCAAGTCGGACCGTCTGCTCTACCAGATGTTGCCACCGGCCGTAGTGAAGCAGCTGAAGCAACAGCGCCAAGTGCCGGCAGAAACATTTGATGCAGTGACTATATTTTTCAGCGATATCGTAGGCTTCACCGACATCTCGGCTAGCAGCAGCGCGATGGAGGTGGTTATCATGCTCAATACACTGTACCGTTTGTTTGACTCGATCATACTGAAGTACGATGTGTACAAGGTGGAAACCATCGGAGACGCGTACATGGTTGTATCGGGACTGCCACAACGGAATGGGAATAGGCATGCCGGCGAAATTGCCATGATGTCGTTGGATTTGGTTTGTGGCATTTCGGGATTCACCATACCACATATGAAGAACAGAACCTTGGAAATTCGCGTCGGTATCAACACGGGACCGTGTGTGGCAGGGGTAGTCGGAACTACGATGCCAAGATATTGCCTGTTTGGGGACACCATAAACACTGCGTCCAGAATGGAGTCGACAGGGGAGC CTATGAAGATTCATATCTCAGAGAGCACCAAAGAGGTTTTAGACAAACTCGGAGGATTCAAGATCAAACTGCGAGGAACAGTTGACGTCAAGGGCAAGGGCACAATGCAGACTTTCTGGCTGACTGGCCACTCGATGTACGAACATCTTACGCCGGAAATGCTTATACCAATGTATAAGCAAAACGTAGTCACAGAACCTGATTTTCTTCAAATAATCTAG